The Paenibacillus sophorae genome has a segment encoding these proteins:
- a CDS encoding SpoVR family protein: MPSDEIQALEKAIAEITEIASGFGLDFYPMRYEICPADIIYTFGAYGMPTRFGHWSFGKTFHKMKSQYDFGLSKIYELVINSNPCYAFLLDGNSLVQNKLIVAHVLAHCDFFKNNMRFSESNRNMVESMSATADRIAEYTVKYGTDSVESFIDAVLAIQEHIDPSLIRQSKPGNSRLVEGRLKERRESAQDILDANPYEELWQLDKAAEASAEKSGAGHKPFPPEPEKDVVWFIQHYSAALEDWQRDIMTMLHDEMLYFWPQMETKIMNEGWASYWHQRIMRELDLTPEETVEYAKLNSAVVQPSRQSLNPYYLGLKIIEDIERRWDRDKIFEVRELDSDISFIRSYLTKELVEDLDLYVFEKKGPEWKITDKAWENVREQLVQARINGGSPYLVVQDGNFERNGELYIVHRYEGIELDLKYLERTLPHIYSLWGKTVHLETVIEDKKACFSYDGKKVLRKFV; this comes from the coding sequence ATGCCCAGCGATGAGATACAGGCGCTTGAGAAGGCTATAGCCGAGATTACGGAAATCGCTTCCGGGTTCGGCCTGGATTTCTACCCCATGCGCTACGAAATTTGCCCCGCCGATATTATCTACACGTTCGGGGCTTACGGAATGCCGACCCGTTTCGGTCATTGGAGCTTCGGAAAGACGTTTCACAAAATGAAATCCCAGTATGATTTCGGGCTGAGCAAAATATACGAATTGGTCATCAATTCCAATCCGTGCTACGCCTTCCTGCTTGACGGCAACTCTCTGGTCCAGAACAAGCTGATTGTCGCCCATGTGCTGGCGCACTGTGATTTTTTCAAAAATAATATGCGCTTCTCGGAGTCTAACCGCAATATGGTCGAGAGCATGTCGGCCACTGCCGACCGGATCGCCGAGTACACCGTCAAATACGGGACGGACTCGGTCGAGAGTTTCATCGACGCCGTTTTGGCCATCCAGGAGCATATCGATCCCAGCCTAATTCGGCAGAGCAAGCCGGGCAATAGCCGTCTTGTGGAGGGGCGGCTGAAGGAGCGCCGGGAATCGGCACAGGACATCCTCGATGCCAACCCTTATGAGGAGCTTTGGCAGCTCGACAAGGCCGCCGAAGCCTCCGCCGAGAAATCCGGAGCCGGACACAAACCCTTCCCTCCAGAACCGGAGAAGGACGTGGTCTGGTTCATTCAGCATTACTCCGCTGCGCTTGAGGACTGGCAGCGCGACATTATGACGATGCTGCATGACGAGATGCTCTACTTCTGGCCGCAGATGGAGACGAAGATTATGAACGAAGGCTGGGCTTCCTACTGGCATCAGCGCATCATGCGGGAACTGGACCTGACGCCGGAGGAGACGGTCGAGTATGCCAAGCTCAATTCCGCGGTTGTGCAGCCCTCCCGTCAGAGCTTGAACCCGTATTATCTGGGCCTGAAGATCATAGAGGATATTGAGCGGCGCTGGGACCGGGATAAAATCTTCGAGGTGCGCGAGCTAGATTCCGACATTTCCTTCATCCGCAGCTACCTGACCAAAGAATTGGTCGAGGATCTCGACTTGTACGTCTTCGAGAAGAAAGGCCCAGAATGGAAAATCACCGACAAGGCCTGGGAAAATGTCAGGGAGCAGTTGGTGCAGGCCCGCATCAACGGCGGTTCGCCTTATCTGGTTGTCCAGGACGGCAACTTCGAGCGCAACGGCGAGCTGTACATCGTCCACCGCTATGAGGGCATCGAGCTGGATCTGAAGTACCTGGAACGTACACTGCCTCATATTTATTCGCTGTGGGGCAAGACCGTCCATCTGGAGACCGTCATCGAAGACAAAAAGGCATGCTTCTCCTATGACGGCAAAAAGGTGCTGCGGAAGTTCGTTTAA